The DNA segment GGCGGCGTGTCAACCGCGAGCGGTGGCACAGCAATGAAGCTTAGCCGATCATTTTCGACCGCGCGGTCACGAGGATCTCGGCGAGCTGGCCGAAGGTGTCGCGCAACCGGTCGGCGAGCGGCATCCGCCCGTCGGCATCCGCCCACGACGCCCAGGCGTGGCGCATCGCGCCAAATGCGACGAGGGTGATGAGGCGGGCGCGGTCGGTGAGCGCGGCCGGATCCGCCGCGAGCTGCGGGTCGTCGCGCTCGAGGCGGCGGGCGACGACGACCGCGAGCTCGTCCTCGAACACGCGCATGGTCGCCATCCGCAGGGCGAAGAGCTGCGGATACTCCTTGAGCGCCCGTCGACGCAGGTGCAGCAGCTCGAGTTCGTCGCCGGCGGATTCGACCGCCTTCGCGAGCAGGTCAGACAGTCCCGCGAGCACGTCCTGGCCTGGACCGGCGTCGACAAATGCGGCAAGGTCGCGCTCCCCCGGCAGACTCGGGCCGTCGCCGATCGCGGCGGCCTCCTTCGAGGGGAAGTAGTTGAAGAAGGTGCGGGGCGAGATGTCGGCCAGATGGCTGATCTCCTCGACCGTGACCTGGTCGTAGCCCTTCTCTTCCATGAGCTCGAGCACCGCCCTCTGGATCGCCCGGCGGGTCGCCAGCCGCTTGCGCTCGCGCAGTCCCACGGCACCGATACTCATTCGACCATTCTTGCCTGCCGTGCAAAATTGCACAAATGCGGCCTCGCGTGCAGCTTTAGGCCGTCAGCAGGTCGGGTCGGCGTCGGGCACAAGGCCCTCGATGAAGTAGTCGTCGACGGTGTCGTTGATGCACGCGTTCGACTTGTTGTAGGCGGTGTGTCCCTCGCCCTCGTAGGTGACGAGGTGCCCGTTCTCCAGCTGCGCCGCGAGGTTCTCCGCCCAGACGTAGGGTGTGGCCGGGTCGTTGGTGGTTCCCACGACGAGGATGGGTCCCGAGCCCGCCGCGTCGATCGAGACCCGCTCCCTGATCGACGGGAACGGCCAGTTCGCGCATCCGATCGCCCCGTACGACATCGATGGGCCGAACACCGGGGCGAGGCGGGCGAGCTCCTCCGCCTCTGTGGCGAGGGCCTCGGAGTTGGCGTCGGAGGAGTAGTCGAGGCAGTTGATCGCGATGAACGCCTCGGTCGAGTTGTCGGCGTAGGTTCCGTCGGGGTCGCGGCCGTAGTAGCTGTCGGCCAGCTGGAAGGCGTAGTCGGCGTCGCCCGCGAGCACCGACGCGAAGAGGTCGTTGAGGTACACCCAGTTGCCGGCGTTATAGAGCGGCAGGATGATCGCATAGAACATGCTGCCGCTGCCGAGCTGTCGCCCGTCAGTGGCTTGCAGCGGGCTCGCGTCGAGGCTGTCGAGAAGGGCCCGGATCTGCAGCATCGCTTCGTCGACAGTGCCGGTGAACGCGCAGTCCTCCCCGGTCTTGCAGTCGGCGAGGAACGCTCGCAGGGCGCTCTCGAAGCCCTGCGCCTGCGTGGCACTCACCTCGAACTCCGTCGTGGCGGGGTCGACGGCGCCGTCGAAGACGAGTCGGCCCGTCGTGTCGGGGTAGAGGTTGGCGTAGGTGGCGCCGAGCAGAGTGCCGTAGGAGTAACCAAGGTAGTTGAGCTTCTCGTCGCCGAGGATGGCGCGCAGCAGGTCGAGGTCGCGTGCGGCGCTGACCGTGTCGACGTAGCCGAGCAGCTCGCCCGTGTGCTCGAGGCACGCGGCGCCGAACTCGCTCGATGCCGCGGCGAGCTCGTCGAGGTAGGCGGAGGTTCCGGGTTCGTTCTGCGGCAGCTCGAACAGGTAGGCGTCGAGCTCGGCCGGGTCGTCGTAGCACGACACCGCCGCCGACTTGTTGACGCCCCGCGGGTCGAACCCGACCACGTCATAGCTACCCTGCAGCCGGTCCGAGACGGCGTAGTCGAGGCTGTCGCGAACAAAGTCGTAGCCGGATCCGCCCGGACCGCCCGGGTTCACCAGCAGTGACCCCAGCGCGTCGCCGCCCGCCGTCGAACGGATGAGCGCGAGCTCGATCGACTCTCGCCCGGGGTCGGTCCAGTCGAGCGGCGCCTCGGCGGTGGCACACTGGAAGTCCCCCTCGCAGGGCGTCCACTCGAGCACCTGCGAGTAGAACTCCTCGAGGTCGGCCGTGACCCGCTCCCCTGTCGGGGTCGATACGGCGTCGCGCTGCTCCGGCAGGAAGGCCGACACGCATCCGCTGAGAGGGATCACGACGGCGAGGGCGGCGGCGGTGAGGGCGATCCGGCGTGCGGTCATGGTCGGTGGGCCTTCCGGATGGCGGAGATGAGCATCGCCTCGAGAGCCAGTGCCGGACCGACGTTGCCCTCGATGCGGCGCCGTGTCGTGGTGATCGCATCCATCGTCGCCAGGGTCTGCTCCGGGGTCGACGCGCGGCTCGCCGCGATGAGGTCGGACAGGATGGCGACGTTGATGAGCTCGTCGTCAACGCCGAGCTGCATGAGCAGAATGTCGCGGTAGAGCGACAAAAGATCGACCATGATGCGGTCGAGGCCGTCGCGGAGGCTCCGCGTCGCGCGACGCTTCTGGTCCTCCTCGAGGCCCTTCAGCTGGCCGCGCAGGCCAGGCGGCACCGTGCCTCCCGGCTCCACGCCGAGGGAGCGCAGTGCGCTCGCCCGCTCCTCGGCGTCGCGCTCCTCGGTGATGGCCTTCGCGTCGTCGCCGGCGAGTTCGAGCAGGGTCGCCGCGGCGATCACGGCATCCGAGACCGAGCGGATGCCCAGGGCCGTCTGCAGGGTCTTCTCCCTCCGTCTCCGCGCGTGGTCGTTCGTCGCGAGCCTGTGCGCCATACCGATATGACTCTGGGCCTCGCGGGCGGCCTGGGTGGCGGTCGGGAGGTCGATGCTGCTGCGCCGGGCGATGAGCTCGGCGACATCGCCGACGCTGGGTACGCGCAGCCGAACGCTGCGCACCCGGGAGCGGATGGTGGGGATGAGGTCGGCCTCGCTCGGGGCACAGAGAATCCAAACAGTGCGCGGCGGCGGCTCCTCGAGGGCCTTCAGCAGCACGTTGGAGGCGGTCTCGCGCATTCGGTCGGCGTCTTCGATGATCATGACGCGGTAGCTGGCGACCGAGGGCGAATAGTTCGAACTCTTCACGAGCGCGCGCACCTCGTCGATCGTGATGATGACCCGCTCGGTGCTGAGCACGCCGAGGTCGGGGTGGGATCGCGCCTCGACCTGCCGGCGGGTGGACTCGTCGCCGTCGGGGTTGCCGGCACTCAGCAGGGCGGTCGCGAACGCGTAGGCGAGGTTGGAGCGGCCGGATCCCGGCGGCCCGGTGATCAGCCAGGAGTGTGTCATCGAACGGCTGGCCTCACCACCCACCGACTGCTCGGCGGCAGCACGGAACGTCGCGATCGCCTCGGACTGGCCCGTCAATTCATCCCATACGGACATGCGGCAAGCCTAACCGGCGCCACCGACGCGGAGCTGCGTGCCGGTGGGGCTGTCAGCTCAGAGCAGCTCCACAACGCGGGAGCGGATGCTACCGGCTATCTGCTCGGCGGGGAGCGAGCCGTCGATCACCAGGAACCGGTGCGGCTCCGCGGCAGCGAGAGCGAGGTACGAGTCGCGCACCCGGGTGTGGAACTCGTCCTTCTCGGCCTCGAGCCGGTCGAAGACCTTCTCGTCGGCGTCGAGACGGGCCCGGCCGGCCGCGACATCGAGGTCGAGCAACACCGTGAGGTCGGGGAGCAGGCTCTCGGCGGCCCAGAGCGACAGGTCGCGAACCTCGACGGGGTCGAGCACCCGTCCGGCGCCCTGGTAGGCGACCGAGGAGTCGAGGTAGCGGTCCTGCACGACGATCTCGCCCCGGGCTATCGCCGGGCGCACGAGCGTCGCGACGTTGTGCGCCCGGTCGGCCGCGTAGAGCAGAGCCTCGGCGCGCGGCGCGATGTAGCCGCGCCGGTGCAGGATGATTTCGCGCAGCTCGCGCCCGAGGTCGGTTCCCCCCGGCTCGCGCGACATCACGACCGTCTGGCCCTGCTCGACGAGCCAGTCGGTGAGCAGCGCCGACTGGGTCGACTTGCCCGAGCCGTCGCCGCCCTCGAGGGTGATGAACAGTCCCGGCACGGCTACTCGGTGGCCAGCTTCTCGGTTGCGGACGGCCCTGCCTTGGGCGTGGCGGGTGTGCGCGCCGCCGGCTTCTTCGCTGCCGTCGCCTTGGTGGCTGCCGTCGTCGTCGCAGTCGACTTGGTCGCAGTCGACTTGGTTGCGACGGGCTTCTTCGCGGCCGGCTTCTTCGCGGCCGGCTTCGTGGCGGCCGGCTTCTTCGCAGCCGTCTTCTTCGCGGCCGGCTTCTTGGCTGTCGTCCGCTTGACGACCGGCCCCTTGGCGCGCTTGTCGGCCAACAGCTGGATCGCGCGCTCGAAGTCGATCTCCTCGACCGTCTCCCCCCGCGGGATCGTCGCGTTAGTGACGCCGTCCGTCACATAGGCGCCGAAGCGTCCGTCCTTGATCCGGATCGGCTTGCCACTCTCCGGGTCTGCGTCGAACTCCTTGAGCGCGCTCGATGCTTTGCGCGCACCATACTTCGGCTGCGCGTAAAGCTCGACCGCTCCGGGCAGGTCGATCTCGAAGATCTGGTCTTCCTCGGTGAGCGAGCGCGTGTCGGCGCCCTTCTTGAGGTACGGCCCGAACTTGCCGTTCTGGGCGAGGATGTCCTCGCCCGACTCGGGGTCCTGGCCGACGACGCGCGGCAGCGAGAGTAGCCTGAGCGCCGTCTCGAGGTCGATCGTCGCGAGGTCCATCGACTTGAAGATGGATGCGGTGCGCGCCTTGACGGCGACAGGCTTCTTCGCTGCGGACTTCTTCGCGGCTGGCTTGCGCGTTGGCCCCCCGTCGGAGACCTCGCCGGTCGACGTGTCGACGACCTCGGCCGTCGGCTCGACCAGCGCCTCCGGCTCCGGCTCGAGCTCGGTGATGTATGGGCCGAACCGGCCGTCCTTCGCGACGACCTTCTTGCCCGTCTCCGGGTTCACGCCGATGACGCGGTCGACAATGACGGGGGCGTCGACGAGCTCGCGCGCCTTGTCTG comes from the Marisediminicola antarctica genome and includes:
- a CDS encoding TetR family transcriptional regulator; protein product: MSIGAVGLRERKRLATRRAIQRAVLELMEEKGYDQVTVEEISHLADISPRTFFNYFPSKEAAAIGDGPSLPGERDLAAFVDAGPGQDVLAGLSDLLAKAVESAGDELELLHLRRRALKEYPQLFALRMATMRVFEDELAVVVARRLERDDPQLAADPAALTDRARLITLVAFGAMRHAWASWADADGRMPLADRLRDTFGQLAEILVTARSKMIG
- a CDS encoding alpha/beta hydrolase — encoded protein: MTARRIALTAAALAVVIPLSGCVSAFLPEQRDAVSTPTGERVTADLEEFYSQVLEWTPCEGDFQCATAEAPLDWTDPGRESIELALIRSTAGGDALGSLLVNPGGPGGSGYDFVRDSLDYAVSDRLQGSYDVVGFDPRGVNKSAAVSCYDDPAELDAYLFELPQNEPGTSAYLDELAAASSEFGAACLEHTGELLGYVDTVSAARDLDLLRAILGDEKLNYLGYSYGTLLGATYANLYPDTTGRLVFDGAVDPATTEFEVSATQAQGFESALRAFLADCKTGEDCAFTGTVDEAMLQIRALLDSLDASPLQATDGRQLGSGSMFYAIILPLYNAGNWVYLNDLFASVLAGDADYAFQLADSYYGRDPDGTYADNSTEAFIAINCLDYSSDANSEALATEAEELARLAPVFGPSMSYGAIGCANWPFPSIRERVSIDAAGSGPILVVGTTNDPATPYVWAENLAAQLENGHLVTYEGEGHTAYNKSNACINDTVDDYFIEGLVPDADPTC
- a CDS encoding DNA polymerase III subunit delta', which produces MSVWDELTGQSEAIATFRAAAEQSVGGEASRSMTHSWLITGPPGSGRSNLAYAFATALLSAGNPDGDESTRRQVEARSHPDLGVLSTERVIITIDEVRALVKSSNYSPSVASYRVMIIEDADRMRETASNVLLKALEEPPPRTVWILCAPSEADLIPTIRSRVRSVRLRVPSVGDVAELIARRSSIDLPTATQAAREAQSHIGMAHRLATNDHARRRREKTLQTALGIRSVSDAVIAAATLLELAGDDAKAITEERDAEERASALRSLGVEPGGTVPPGLRGQLKGLEEDQKRRATRSLRDGLDRIMVDLLSLYRDILLMQLGVDDELINVAILSDLIAASRASTPEQTLATMDAITTTRRRIEGNVGPALALEAMLISAIRKAHRP
- the tmk gene encoding dTMP kinase is translated as MPGLFITLEGGDGSGKSTQSALLTDWLVEQGQTVVMSREPGGTDLGRELREIILHRRGYIAPRAEALLYAADRAHNVATLVRPAIARGEIVVQDRYLDSSVAYQGAGRVLDPVEVRDLSLWAAESLLPDLTVLLDLDVAAGRARLDADEKVFDRLEAEKDEFHTRVRDSYLALAAAEPHRFLVIDGSLPAEQIAGSIRSRVVELL